One Gordonia zhaorongruii DNA segment encodes these proteins:
- a CDS encoding DNA alkylation repair protein, with translation MAAVVELGDEEKAVAARRFFKTGPGQYGEGDRFVGVRVPELRTLAKELRGLPDAVITELLASEIHEVRLLALLTTTVNFRARGADRAAWVALYRNAVRAGRVDNWDLVDSSAAPILGAWLQSQDSYAELLEWAASDDLWERRVGIIGTFAFTRAGRTDAILAVAPLVVADHRDLIQKAFGWMLREMGKRVSQEALERYLEVHSGEMGRTALSYAVERMSAEQKTHYRGIPRVR, from the coding sequence ATCGCGGCGGTCGTCGAACTGGGCGACGAGGAGAAGGCTGTCGCTGCGCGACGCTTCTTCAAGACCGGTCCCGGTCAGTACGGGGAAGGCGACCGGTTCGTCGGTGTTCGGGTGCCGGAGTTGCGCACGCTCGCGAAGGAGTTGCGCGGGCTGCCCGATGCGGTGATCACCGAACTGCTGGCAAGTGAGATCCACGAGGTCCGCCTGCTGGCGTTGCTGACAACGACGGTGAACTTCCGTGCGCGCGGTGCGGACCGCGCGGCGTGGGTCGCGCTGTACCGGAATGCGGTGCGCGCCGGGCGCGTCGACAACTGGGACCTGGTCGACTCCTCGGCCGCCCCGATTCTCGGTGCCTGGCTGCAGTCGCAGGACAGCTACGCCGAGCTGCTGGAGTGGGCGGCGTCCGACGACCTGTGGGAACGCCGCGTCGGCATCATCGGCACGTTCGCGTTCACGCGCGCCGGGCGCACCGACGCGATCCTCGCGGTTGCGCCGCTCGTCGTAGCCGACCATCGTGACCTGATCCAGAAAGCGTTCGGCTGGATGCTCCGGGAGATGGGCAAGCGGGTGAGCCAGGAGGCGCTCGAGCGGTATCTGGAAGTGCACTCAGGGGAGATGGGCCGTACGGCCCTCTCCTACGCAGTCGAACGCATGTCGGCCGA
- a CDS encoding NAD(P)/FAD-dependent oxidoreductase, producing the protein MNDPIVIVGAGLGGVRLAESVRGAGFEGGVILLGAEDHPPYDHPPLSKEVVTGQSERVDLKPAEFYAEKNIDLRTGSRVVAVDPDSHTVSVERDGERRDVAYGTLVLATGLAARRFPGVADEVTGVHVIRTIEDALAVRAAAGKASRAAVIGAGFIGCEVAASLRKLEVPVTLIEPAPTPLAAAVGETIGELITRLHREADVDVRTGVGVDRIVADDGAVTSVELADGSSVDADLVVVGIGGYPELDYLEGSGIEIAPRESGGGIACNSSGRTDIPDVYALGDCANWSDADGDRHRVEHWTHTVDQAALVAAEIVGHEITHQSVPYFWSDQYGLKIQMLGSPNPADDVHVVDDDGRKFLAYYSRDGILTGVVGAGRVGKLMKARQHLLTPTPISALLDG; encoded by the coding sequence ATGAACGACCCCATCGTGATCGTGGGTGCCGGCCTCGGCGGAGTGCGCCTGGCCGAGAGTGTGCGCGGCGCAGGTTTCGAGGGCGGAGTCATCCTGCTCGGTGCCGAGGACCATCCGCCGTACGACCACCCGCCGCTGTCGAAGGAAGTGGTGACCGGTCAGAGTGAGCGCGTCGACCTCAAGCCCGCGGAGTTCTACGCCGAGAAGAACATCGATCTGCGGACCGGGTCCAGAGTGGTCGCGGTCGATCCCGACTCGCACACGGTGAGCGTCGAACGTGACGGCGAACGTCGCGACGTCGCTTACGGAACTCTCGTTCTGGCGACTGGTCTGGCGGCCAGACGATTCCCCGGCGTGGCCGACGAGGTCACGGGGGTGCACGTCATCCGCACCATCGAGGATGCGCTGGCGGTACGCGCTGCAGCCGGGAAGGCGTCCCGTGCCGCCGTCATCGGCGCGGGCTTCATCGGCTGCGAGGTGGCCGCGAGTCTCCGCAAGCTGGAGGTTCCGGTGACCTTGATCGAGCCCGCTCCGACACCGCTCGCCGCCGCGGTGGGCGAGACGATCGGCGAACTGATCACCCGGTTGCACCGCGAGGCCGATGTCGATGTGCGCACGGGTGTCGGCGTCGACCGGATCGTCGCCGACGACGGTGCGGTCACCTCAGTCGAGTTGGCGGACGGTTCGTCGGTGGACGCCGACCTGGTGGTTGTCGGCATCGGCGGCTATCCCGAACTCGACTACCTGGAGGGGTCGGGGATCGAGATCGCTCCGCGGGAGAGCGGCGGCGGCATCGCCTGCAACTCCTCCGGCCGCACCGACATCCCGGACGTGTACGCCCTCGGCGACTGCGCCAACTGGTCCGACGCGGACGGCGACCGCCACCGCGTCGAGCACTGGACCCATACCGTGGATCAGGCGGCGCTCGTTGCCGCGGAGATCGTCGGCCACGAGATAACGCACCAGAGCGTCCCGTACTTCTGGAGCGACCAGTACGGACTGAAGATCCAGATGCTGGGTTCGCCGAACCCGGCCGACGACGTGCACGTCGTGGACGACGACGGACGCAAGTTCCTCGCTTACTACAGCCGCGACGGCATCCTGACCGGTGTGGTCGGTGCAGGCCGGGTCGGGAAGCTGATGAAGGCGCGGCAGCATCTGCTGACTCCGACGCCGATCTCCGCCCTTCTCGACGGGTGA
- a CDS encoding SDR family NAD(P)-dependent oxidoreductase: MSLSSRLSRAGRADEQWSRIRAALDGKVVAITGGARGIGYEIAGQVLAAGGRVALGDVDVDAVEKAAADLGVEGLQLDVTDSASFETFFDSVERRLGPVDVLINNAGIMPVGPFLDFDESLIRSTIDIDLVGVILGCRAAGRRMVGRGGGQIVNVASIAGRLPMPGLAVYNGAKSGVIEFSEAIDHELSGTGVRVSTVMPTFTRTGLVTGLTPNKMIQTVEPEVVAHRVLRSIAEPTVRAAAPWSMGWVDAVPSLSIGFKRTLTRLTKVDTVFLHPDSSERKAYSERIGQGGSPGR, from the coding sequence ATGTCATTGAGTTCCAGACTGTCCCGTGCCGGACGTGCGGACGAGCAGTGGTCGCGAATCCGCGCCGCACTCGACGGGAAGGTCGTCGCGATCACCGGAGGTGCCCGCGGGATCGGGTACGAGATCGCGGGCCAGGTGCTCGCCGCGGGCGGCCGCGTGGCGTTGGGTGACGTCGATGTCGACGCGGTGGAGAAGGCGGCAGCAGATCTCGGCGTGGAAGGACTGCAGCTCGACGTGACCGACAGTGCGTCGTTCGAGACGTTCTTCGACAGCGTGGAGCGCAGGCTCGGTCCCGTGGACGTGCTGATCAACAATGCCGGCATCATGCCCGTCGGTCCGTTCCTCGACTTCGACGAGAGCCTCATCCGCAGCACCATCGACATCGACCTGGTCGGCGTGATCCTCGGCTGTCGTGCGGCCGGACGGCGGATGGTGGGCCGCGGCGGCGGGCAGATCGTGAACGTCGCATCCATCGCGGGTCGCCTGCCGATGCCGGGGCTCGCGGTCTACAACGGCGCGAAGTCCGGCGTCATCGAGTTCTCCGAAGCGATCGATCACGAGCTGTCGGGGACCGGCGTGCGCGTGTCGACGGTGATGCCGACCTTCACCAGAACCGGGTTGGTCACCGGCCTGACACCGAACAAGATGATTCAGACCGTCGAGCCGGAGGTGGTGGCGCACCGCGTCCTGCGATCGATCGCCGAGCCCACGGTGCGGGCGGCGGCACCGTGGTCCATGGGCTGGGTGGATGCGGTGCCGAGCCTGTCCATCGGGTTCAAGCGGACGCTGACGCGGTTGACGAAGGTCGACACGGTCTTCTTGCACCCGGACTCGTCCGAGCGGAAGGCGTACAGCGAGCGCATCGGTCAGGGCGGATCACCCGGCCGTTAG
- a CDS encoding TetR/AcrR family transcriptional regulator, producing MAASRKERVTASPSAQEAAILAAAADEFTEVGVRRANMDEVAKAAGVSRSTLYRRFPSKDNLLVAVANDTFERGLARLEGAVRGLGPADAVVEAFATGAGMVTSDPLMRRIVFEDVEIRNITSGAMSTLFIEMVTARVASTLRDAGAIMPDEALFEAVELHVRLVISLLEVPVTDPQKRSADHVRHIAATYLAPMIH from the coding sequence ATGGCGGCGAGCAGGAAAGAGCGGGTCACGGCGTCGCCGTCCGCGCAGGAGGCGGCGATTCTCGCTGCAGCGGCAGACGAGTTCACCGAGGTCGGTGTGCGTCGCGCCAACATGGACGAGGTGGCCAAGGCCGCGGGTGTCAGCAGATCCACGCTGTACCGGCGCTTCCCCAGCAAGGACAACTTGCTGGTGGCGGTCGCCAACGACACGTTCGAGCGCGGCCTCGCCAGGCTCGAAGGCGCGGTGAGAGGCCTGGGGCCCGCAGATGCGGTCGTCGAGGCGTTCGCGACGGGCGCCGGGATGGTCACGTCGGATCCGCTCATGCGGCGAATCGTCTTCGAGGACGTCGAGATCCGCAACATCACCTCGGGCGCCATGAGCACGTTGTTCATCGAGATGGTGACGGCCAGGGTCGCCTCCACGCTGCGTGATGCAGGCGCGATCATGCCGGACGAAGCACTGTTCGAGGCGGTGGAACTGCATGTGCGACTGGTGATCTCGTTGCTCGAGGTGCCGGTCACCGATCCTCAGAAGAGGTCGGCCGATCACGTCCGGCACATCGCCGCCACCTACCTGGCACCGATGATTCACTGA
- a CDS encoding cytochrome P450 has protein sequence MATPILATPEQGSGLRPVHVTNRNGVLEVLAMRRDPFAFADEKRLRMGKTYAMNALGVRMVTAAGPEAAGEILMNKDRAFANAPAWSYLIGPFFNRGIMLLDFDEHRHHRHILQQAFTPKILHGYFGEMQPMIIDAMKRFPTGDVKMLSEFKQLTLDVALEVFLGLELPQHEADRLNKAFIETVRAGVAFVRKPVPGGRWWKGLRSRKILEDFFYEHIPAKRAKQTPDLFSVLCHAESDDGDSFTDEDVVNHMIFVLMAAHDTTTITMTQMVYRMAKSPEWQAKARAQSLEIGPELTYDDLARFEVVDLVMRESLRMCPPVPAQPRMAIKDTELQGYFIPKDTMVVIPQMANHRDPEIYSHPHVFDPERFLPERAEDKAHRMAWMPFGGGVHKCIGLYFGQMEIKTIMHNLLRNYEWSVPADYEMPMDYSALPVPKDKLPVRMRRI, from the coding sequence ATGGCGACTCCGATACTCGCGACGCCGGAACAAGGCAGCGGACTTCGTCCGGTTCATGTCACCAACCGCAACGGTGTACTCGAGGTCCTGGCCATGCGGCGCGACCCGTTCGCTTTCGCAGACGAGAAGCGCCTGCGCATGGGTAAGACGTACGCGATGAATGCGCTCGGTGTGCGCATGGTGACCGCAGCGGGCCCGGAAGCGGCCGGCGAGATCCTGATGAACAAGGACCGCGCATTCGCGAACGCGCCTGCCTGGAGTTATCTCATCGGCCCGTTCTTCAACAGGGGCATCATGCTTCTCGACTTCGATGAGCACCGGCACCACCGGCACATCCTGCAGCAGGCGTTCACGCCGAAGATCCTGCACGGGTACTTCGGCGAGATGCAGCCGATGATCATCGACGCGATGAAGCGGTTCCCCACCGGTGACGTCAAGATGTTGAGCGAGTTCAAGCAGCTCACCCTCGACGTCGCGCTGGAGGTGTTCCTCGGGCTGGAACTGCCGCAGCACGAGGCCGACCGCCTGAACAAGGCCTTCATCGAGACGGTGCGAGCGGGCGTCGCGTTCGTCCGCAAGCCGGTGCCGGGCGGCCGGTGGTGGAAGGGGCTCCGCTCGCGCAAGATCCTCGAGGACTTCTTCTACGAGCACATCCCAGCCAAGCGTGCGAAGCAGACGCCGGACCTGTTCTCGGTCCTGTGCCATGCGGAGAGCGACGACGGGGACTCGTTCACCGACGAGGACGTCGTCAATCACATGATCTTCGTGCTGATGGCGGCGCACGACACGACCACCATCACGATGACGCAGATGGTGTACCGAATGGCGAAGTCGCCGGAGTGGCAGGCCAAGGCGCGTGCACAGTCGCTCGAGATCGGTCCGGAACTCACCTACGACGATCTGGCGCGCTTCGAGGTCGTCGACCTGGTGATGCGCGAGTCGCTGCGCATGTGCCCGCCGGTTCCGGCGCAGCCCCGGATGGCGATCAAGGACACCGAGTTGCAGGGGTACTTCATCCCCAAGGACACGATGGTGGTGATCCCGCAGATGGCGAACCACCGTGATCCGGAGATCTACTCCCATCCGCACGTCTTCGACCCCGAGCGATTCCTCCCCGAACGTGCGGAGGACAAGGCGCACCGGATGGCGTGGATGCCGTTCGGTGGCGGAGTGCACAAGTGCATCGGCCTCTACTTCGGACAGATGGAGATCAAGACGATCATGCACAACCTCCTGCGCAACTACGAGTGGTCGGTGCCTGCCGATTACGAGATGCCGATGGATTACAGCGCGCTCCCGGTTCCGAAGGACAAGCTGCCGGTCAGGATGCGTCGTATCTGA
- a CDS encoding o-succinylbenzoate synthase, which produces MVFSQPSGKNKQNLFGVSDDRKKQTPTFRLKPKDAPPPSMPTAEELVEASRVVSLPMRTRFRGVTTREAMIFSGPAGWGEFAPFTEYEDAEARIWLAAGIEAAYLGAPAPIRESVPVNATVPAVPADKVAEIISRYPHVSTVKVKVAEEGQTLDDDVERVAAARELVPNVRVDANGAWDVDSAIKAIAAIGEVEYVEQPCRTVEELAHVRRAVSVPIAADESIRRSGDPMRVVKAEAADIAVLKVAPLGGMRSVLKLAAKLPMEVVVSSALDTAVGISAGVAAAAAIPGLHRACGLGTGAMFTRDVAPGFSIIDGSVQPRDIRPAADLPLASPDRVEWWEDRLRRCHALLAG; this is translated from the coding sequence ATGGTTTTCTCGCAGCCGTCCGGTAAGAACAAGCAGAATCTGTTCGGAGTATCCGACGATCGGAAGAAGCAGACCCCGACCTTCCGGCTCAAGCCGAAGGATGCGCCGCCGCCGTCGATGCCGACGGCCGAAGAGCTCGTCGAAGCGTCGCGGGTGGTCTCGCTGCCGATGCGCACCAGGTTCCGGGGTGTGACGACCCGGGAGGCGATGATCTTCTCCGGCCCCGCGGGCTGGGGCGAGTTCGCGCCGTTCACCGAGTACGAGGACGCGGAGGCGCGAATCTGGCTGGCTGCGGGTATCGAAGCCGCGTACCTCGGCGCGCCTGCGCCGATTCGCGAGTCGGTACCGGTGAACGCGACTGTTCCCGCAGTCCCGGCAGACAAGGTCGCCGAGATCATCTCCAGGTATCCGCATGTGTCGACGGTGAAGGTCAAGGTCGCTGAAGAAGGGCAGACGCTCGACGACGACGTCGAGCGTGTCGCCGCAGCGCGGGAGCTGGTGCCCAATGTCCGGGTCGACGCGAACGGTGCCTGGGATGTCGATTCGGCGATCAAGGCCATCGCCGCGATCGGCGAGGTCGAATACGTCGAGCAGCCGTGCCGAACCGTCGAGGAGCTGGCTCATGTGCGGCGCGCGGTCTCGGTCCCGATCGCCGCCGACGAATCGATTCGCCGGTCGGGTGACCCCATGCGAGTGGTGAAGGCCGAGGCGGCCGATATCGCGGTCCTCAAGGTGGCTCCGCTCGGCGGTATGCGCTCGGTGCTCAAACTGGCTGCGAAGCTGCCGATGGAGGTAGTGGTCTCCAGCGCCCTCGACACCGCGGTCGGCATATCGGCCGGCGTCGCGGCAGCGGCCGCGATCCCCGGCCTGCACCGTGCATGCGGTCTGGGTACCGGTGCGATGTTCACGCGGGACGTCGCACCCGGTTTCTCGATCATCGACGGGTCGGTGCAGCCACGGGACATTCGCCCGGCGGCGGATCTGCCGCTGGCCTCGCCCGATCGGGTCGAATGGTGGGAGGACCGCCTGCGCCGGTGCCATGCACTCCTGGCCGGTTGA
- a CDS encoding oxygenase MpaB family protein, with protein sequence MSVNPTFDTGVREAEADVVDDVDSLQLRLGADSLVWKFYGDVRGLLGFQRLAGTENCIEQLAQGVEDHSVIFSDFLGRARRTGPPVMRTVYSDDPYRWGRTVRDFHRDIKGTISDGSRYHALNPDLYYWAHATFVDQVLTMTDLFIRRLSYEEKVQIFDESRVWYELYGVSARSQPQTYDEFVEYWASMLERFVPTRTIMYATGYLRQGVPGPRWMPAPLWRIASAPINAFLRTVVVGTLPQQMRDVCNLEWDHRRQRRFDRFAAGMRALNPVFNRLPLKWLYVPWAYEGWQRTGVDPRPLHNG encoded by the coding sequence ATGAGCGTCAACCCCACCTTCGACACCGGCGTGCGCGAGGCCGAAGCCGATGTCGTCGACGACGTCGATTCTCTCCAGCTCCGGCTCGGCGCCGACTCCCTGGTCTGGAAGTTCTACGGCGACGTCCGCGGGCTCCTCGGCTTCCAGCGCCTCGCCGGCACCGAGAACTGCATCGAGCAACTCGCGCAGGGAGTGGAGGACCACTCGGTGATCTTCAGCGACTTCCTCGGGCGTGCGCGGCGTACCGGGCCACCGGTCATGCGGACCGTCTACTCCGACGATCCCTACCGATGGGGCCGCACGGTCCGCGACTTCCATCGCGACATCAAGGGCACGATCAGCGACGGGTCTCGCTATCACGCCTTGAATCCGGACCTGTACTACTGGGCGCACGCCACCTTCGTCGACCAGGTGCTGACGATGACCGACCTGTTCATCCGGCGCCTCTCGTACGAGGAGAAGGTGCAGATCTTCGACGAGAGCAGGGTCTGGTACGAGCTGTACGGCGTATCAGCGCGGAGCCAGCCGCAGACCTACGACGAGTTCGTCGAGTACTGGGCGTCCATGCTCGAACGCTTCGTCCCGACGCGGACCATCATGTATGCGACCGGCTACCTGCGACAGGGCGTTCCCGGGCCGCGTTGGATGCCCGCACCCCTGTGGCGCATCGCGTCGGCACCGATCAACGCGTTCCTGCGGACCGTCGTCGTCGGCACCCTCCCCCAACAGATGCGCGACGTGTGCAACCTCGAGTGGGATCACCGCAGGCAACGCCGCTTCGATCGGTTCGCGGCCGGCATGCGTGCGCTGAATCCGGTGTTCAACAGGCTCCCGCTCAAGTGGCTCTACGTGCCGTGGGCCTACGAGGGATGGCAGCGCACCGGTGTGGACCCGCGACCGCTGCACAACGGGTGA
- a CDS encoding VOC family protein, with protein sequence MPNLNPYVSFKDTARQAMEFYQQALGGDLDISTFEAFPDMVDPSEAANVMHAQLTTEDGLVLMASDTPSTMGYQPPQGISVSLSGPDVDKLRTWWDKLSEGGEPTMPFAEAPWGGYFGMFTDRFGIAWMVASSE encoded by the coding sequence ATGCCGAACCTCAATCCGTACGTCTCATTCAAAGACACCGCACGCCAGGCGATGGAGTTCTATCAACAGGCACTCGGCGGCGACCTCGACATCTCCACGTTCGAAGCGTTCCCCGACATGGTCGATCCGAGCGAGGCCGCCAATGTGATGCACGCACAGCTCACCACCGAGGACGGCCTCGTCCTGATGGCCTCCGACACCCCCAGCACCATGGGGTACCAGCCGCCGCAGGGGATCTCGGTATCGCTGAGCGGCCCCGACGTCGACAAGCTGCGCACGTGGTGGGACAAGCTGAGCGAGGGCGGCGAACCCACGATGCCGTTCGCGGAGGCGCCGTGGGGCGGCTACTTCGGGATGTTCACCGACAGATTCGGCATCGCCTGGATGGTGGCCAGCTCCGAGTAG
- a CDS encoding flavodoxin has protein sequence MTALIVCTSKSNGSTRAVADEMAKAIDARVVSPDEVTDAEIDAAELVGWGSGIYWMSFASEVTDRIKALADRPRGRAFVVATSGLPETPLRRYTRSMSDLLAEKGFEVADTFHCRGLDTMGPLGLVGGVNRGHPTQADLALARTFALRVAG, from the coding sequence ATGACCGCACTGATCGTCTGCACATCGAAATCGAACGGCAGCACCCGGGCAGTCGCCGATGAGATGGCGAAGGCCATCGACGCGCGGGTGGTGAGCCCGGACGAGGTGACCGATGCGGAGATCGACGCCGCCGAGTTGGTGGGCTGGGGCTCGGGCATCTACTGGATGTCTTTCGCGTCGGAGGTCACTGATCGAATCAAGGCGCTGGCCGACCGCCCGCGCGGGCGGGCTTTCGTCGTTGCGACGAGCGGACTTCCCGAGACGCCGCTGCGCCGCTACACGAGGTCGATGTCGGACCTGCTCGCCGAGAAGGGCTTCGAGGTGGCCGACACCTTCCACTGCCGGGGTCTGGACACGATGGGTCCGCTCGGCCTGGTCGGCGGTGTGAATCGTGGGCACCCGACGCAGGCCGACCTGGCGCTGGCGCGCACCTTCGCCCTGCGCGTCGCAGGCTGA